One segment of Colius striatus isolate bColStr4 chromosome 11, bColStr4.1.hap1, whole genome shotgun sequence DNA contains the following:
- the CEP70 gene encoding centrosomal protein of 70 kDa isoform X5 → MTEQEKAEWENLNKLLMRRGLKPVTLAASPSCRNVTDMIVLDSQSCLGIRIALETLVEDTDRQQKIMQGLMETNRCLRDEIRQERGRASQQEQRANDLENVVKNIKAKICQLEDETIANVCQQQNRVKELQREQQVSQAKYQEQQDKLQEQEEVIARLQKELCKAGLEEQRRVATQDKIFCQFCRRAPKSLLDQQFLSLIDYYESQISQMKKELRQYKKDEDQAEREAKSKEEFLNLDATPNYRALLTSFQKQLIETKARNEQLLLENINLKKDLEVRPTAQELKLYKHQVKKLEKTLKKTMQASGCSTGERIEEKKEPESIPGVDQLQGLCQQYLQVLSHIDSVLRSPRAPPLIYRRSKGTVPNFTKENGQKCGFEHLPLTIEMWADQLMALKDLHRSLRKLSLELVPWHTADLQDNRESIRVEDLQFMVDAILEEIENKAKNGQTPSSPSLFAIVSHFQKLFDVNSLNGVYPRMNEVYTKLGEMTNAMRNLHELLQLGEDFESLFSKGRRQVKG, encoded by the exons ATGACAGAG CAGGAGAAGGCAGAATGGGAAAACTTAAACAAGCTGTTAATGCGCCGCGGGTTGAAGCCGGTGACTCTTGCTGCCTCTCCAAGCTGCAGAAATGTAACAG ATATGATTGTCTTAGACAGTCAGTCTTGTCTAGGAATAAGAATTGCATTAGAAACACTGGTGGAAGACACTGACCGACAGCAGAAAATTATGCAGGGGCTGATGGAGACCAATCGTTGTCTTAG AGATGAGATACGACAGGAACGTGGTCGGGCATCTCAGCAAGAGCAACGGGCTAATGATTTGGAAAATGTGGTGAAAAACATTAAGGCCAAAATTTGTCAACTGGAAGATGAGACGATAGCTAACGTTTGCCAGCAGCAGAATCGAGTCAAAGAACTTCAAAGGGAGCAACAGGTTTCACAG GCAAAATATCAagagcagcaggacaagctgcaaGAACAGGAAGAGGTGATTGCCCGTCTGCAGAAGGAGCTGTGCAAAGCCGGGCTGGAGGAGCAGCGGCGTGTTGCCACTCAGGACAAAATCTTTTGTCAGTTTTGCAGAAGAGCTCCCAAGTCTCTTCTAGATCAGCA gTTCCTTAGTCTGATTGATTACTATGAATCTCAAATTAGTCAAATGAAAAAGGAGCTAAG GCAAtataaaaaagatgaagaccaagcagagagagaagcaaaaagcaAGGAAGAATTCTTGAATCTAGATGCTACTCCTAATTATAGAGCACTGCTCACG TCTTTCCAGAAGCAGCTTATTGAAACAAAAGCCAGGAATGAACAGCTTTTGCTGGAAAACATAAATCTCAAGAAAGATTTGGAAGTAAG ACCAACTGCACAGGAACTAAAACTGTACAAGCACCAAGTGAAGAAACTAGAGAaaactttaaagaaaactaTGCA agcttcaggatgcagcACTGGAGAGAgaatagaagaaaagaaagaacccGAGAGTATCCCAGGAGTGGATCAGCTGcaagggctttgccagcaaTACTTACAG GTTTTGTCCCACATTGATTCTGTTTTGCGAAGCCCAAGAGCTCCTCCACTGATATACAGGCGCAGTAAAGGGACAGTGCCAAACTTTACTAAAGAGAATGGACAGAAATGTGGATTTGAGCACCTTCCACTGACTATAGAAATGTGGGCAGATCAGCTCATGGCCCTAAAG GATTTGCATAGGTCCCTGAGAAAACTGTCACTAGAATTGGTGCCTTGGCACACTGCAGATCTGCAGGATAACAGAGAATCCATACGAGTTGAAGATCTCCAGTTCATGGTAGATGCAATTttggaagaaatagaaaataaggCAAAG AATGGCCAGACACCCTCTTCACCCAGCCTGTTTGCCATAGTCTCTCACTTCCAGAAGCTGTTTGATGTGAATTCTCTGAATGGTGTTTATCCACGAATGAATGAGGTTTACACAAAGCTTGGGGAAATGACCAATGCTATGAGAAATCTCCATGAGCTGCTGC
- the FAIM gene encoding fas apoptotic inhibitory molecule 1, producing the protein MTDLVAVWEVALSDGVHKIEFEHGTTSGKRVVYVDGKEEIRKEWMFKLVGKETFTVGATKTKATINIDAVGGFAYEYTLEINGKSLKKYMENRSKTTNTWILSLGGKDYRVVLEKDTMDVWCNGQKMETAGEFVEDGTETHFSVGDYSCYIKAVSSGKRKEGIIHTLIVGDREIPEAVE; encoded by the exons ATGACAGATTTGGTGGCTGTTTGGGAAGTAGCTTTAAGTGACGGTGTTCATAAGATTGAATTTGAACATGGGACCACTTCAGGAAAACGTGTTGTCTATGTTGATGGAAAG GAAGAAATAAGAAAGGAATGGATGTTCAAATTAGTGGGTAAAGAAACATTCACTGTGGGagcaaccaaaacaaaagctacCATTAACATAGACGCTGTCGGTGGCTTTGCATACGAATATACATTGGAGATCAATGGGAAGAGCCTCAAGAAGTATATGGAGAACAGGTCAAAAACAACCAATACTTGGATACTGAGCTTGGGTGGGAAAGACTATAGAGTTGTTCTAG AAAAGGACACTATGGATGTGTGGTGCAATGGTCAAAAAATGGAAACGGCG GGTGAATTTGTAGAAGACGGGACTGAAACTCACTTCAGCGTTGGCGATTACAGCTGTTACATTAAGGCTGTCAGTAGCGGAAAACGCAAGGAGGGGATTATTCATACCCTGATTGTGGGTGACAGAGAAATCCCTGAGGCAGTGGAGTAG